gataggggaagggggggcaatatgccctagctaagcaaacactgctctattgtcttatttgtaacgctattcatggttatttttacattatgcatcagttaaacaagatagctagttgatgtcattcaaaaattgtcaaaaatctcaatcatattgataatattcacatttcaaaaaagtggtgataatctgttgccggaaaactcatgaggcaaaacgccttttagctggcagctcctagggaacaaagtaccacgcgtcggcgaatcagcattctagtatggatagtccgtggagacgcaagtactttgtaggttattgccactagggcgttttgcctcgccaaaatgttagatgtttcttcaaaatgtggaaattttcggtttttccgaccttcccatgcactattttgaaactttcttcgcctatcctacatcattttagatctagttttgttacggacatattaatgacggtaaatatgagggaaaccacaaaaggcgttttgcatcgggggggcgttttggggcctcttcccctaattGACCTTCCCGTCAACATTTTTATTCACTCAATCgatgatttattttatttaaggtcaactccTCAAAGAACCCGTATTTGTTAACGCCTcctaagtattttttaaataaaaacaaaaaatggaataagtactatttttttaagatttggcctaacatttgcccgacttcgaatgaacatttggtgaatttttcaggtgTAGACCTagctacggacacgagacctggaaaATGTTCTAGAAGGACCAAGGAGCTTTTCTATCAAAATGCTGGGTACCATATGTGGTGGATTGTAGATGGGAGACGGTACATAAAGGAGGGAATAAAAAACCatgagttgaatcatctgttGCCAGAAACATATGCATTAAAAACTTATCCAACAAGAAACTCagtaaaaaattaaatgaaacaGCAATAACTCGTGTTATGTCAAGTGAAGATCTTCTACTGGGTCAGTGTGGCAGTCATCGcattaaattttctaaataCTACATACTAtactttgcactactcactgTACAATTCATAATTTTATAGACGTTTTCAATATAATACTTTAGAATGACCTGAATTTTATTGCCTTTAAGTAACGTTTTAGTTTGAACTTTTTTTCAGTACAATTAATCAAGATAGTCAAACTTACCTACTCAGCATCTCCCGAGGCATATGGCCAGTCTCGCCAAGGGTCCGCAGAGTCACCCTACCGTCATCCAAAATCGATATCCACGTCAGTGAGGCATGGCCGAGCGATATCCTCAGCCAAGCCTCCGGTGGCAGCTGCAAAGCTCGGCATACAAAGTACCGAATTACGTTGGCGTGGCACACAATCAGGGTGTAAGTGTCCTGCTTCTGATCCGGATCCGCTCGATGAAAATACTTCCGGAAAGCGGCTTCGATACGCGCTCCGTCTTCGAAGAACTGCTACAAAAGTGCAACTTTTAGATCATCTTATCAAGGCAGGTGTTTTAAGGATTGACTTGAGTGCATGCTTGATGTTTTCTAAATTACTGATTGTTTAAATTTTTCCGATTCTTCTATCAACAAGAGGATTATCTTTTTTCCAATTGGGAACGGGAACTGACTGGGTCTTTAAACTATCCAAGTTATTGGCTCAATTCCATGTTGATTACTAATTTAAAATATAGACATGATTACTAATTTAAATATAGTCTATATTTAAAATATAGACTAATTTAAAATATAGACAAAAcatttaaaaccaaaaataagaGTAAAGGAAGAGACTAGAGGAAAAAGAATGGAGATGTTACTGGCGAAACAATTTACTGGAAAATGGTACACCTGAATTCACTTACCGAAGCCTCTGGCCGCCAATGTCCAACCGGCGGCTCTGGAGGGACCGGTGCGCCCTCCTCCAACAGAGAATCGTCATACATCTTCAACTCAGGCAATGAAATAGACATAATTTTGGCAGTTTCTTGAGCTCGAGTCATCGTCGAGCGAACGATTTTATCGAACTCGATTCCTAAAACTTTCAGACGCTCTCCACTAATGGCAGCCTGCTTTCGGCCTTTCTCCGTCAAGAACCGTTCGAGGTCCGTCCGACCGTCCATGTTGTACTGACCGTGTCGTACCAAAATCAAATGCCGTACGACTTTGGATCTTTTCTTATCGAGCTTTTCATTGAAACGATTTTGAGCTGCAGGATCCGATAAGTCCGATGACGGCTTCACTAAACTTCTTGGATCCCggctg
The Armigeres subalbatus isolate Guangzhou_Male unplaced genomic scaffold, GZ_Asu_2 Contig1310, whole genome shotgun sequence genome window above contains:
- the LOC134202649 gene encoding serine/threonine-protein phosphatase Pgam5, mitochondrial-like isoform X2, whose translation is MGLGMRMRKVGSMAIVAAGGAAGFWFLQRTYNERKAFNSWTTNFEPSNCAKWDFNWDHRDPRSLVKPSSDLSDPAAQNRFNEKLDKKRSKVVRHLILVRHGQYNMDGRTDLERFLTEKGRKQAAISGERLKVLGIEFDKIVRSTMTRAQETAKIMSISLPELKMYDDSLLEEGAPVPPEPPVGHWRPEASFFEDGARIEAAFRKYFHRADPDQKQDTYTLIVCHANVIRYFVCRALQLPPEAWLRISLGHASLTWISILDDGRVTLRTLGETGHMPREMLSR
- the LOC134202649 gene encoding serine/threonine-protein phosphatase Pgam5, mitochondrial-like isoform X1; protein product: MGLGMRMRKVGSMAIVAAGGAAGFWFLQRTYNERKAFNSWTTNFEPSNCAKWDFNWDHRDPRSLVKPSSDLSDPAAQNRFNEKLDKKRSKVVRHLILVRHGQYNMDGRTDLERFLTEKGRKQAAISGERLKVLGIEFDKIVRSTMTRAQETAKIMSISLPELKMYDDSLLEEGAPVPPEPPVGHWRPEASQFFEDGARIEAAFRKYFHRADPDQKQDTYTLIVCHANVIRYFVCRALQLPPEAWLRISLGHASLTWISILDDGRVTLRTLGETGHMPREMLSR